A window from Malacoplasma iowae encodes these proteins:
- a CDS encoding FAD-dependent oxidoreductase, translating to MRTIVVGINHAGTSAIRTLLSQNPKADVVAFDRNSNISFLGCGIALTVGGVVKNTNDLFYSSPEQLKSMGAKIYMEHDVVKIDRKEKAVFVKELSTGKITAWKYDNLIYAAGSWPIDMKIKGQELENVEICKIYQHALKLIERANDPNIKSVTVVGAGYIGIELVEAYHQKGKKVNLIDFQGRVLANYFDKEFTDILEAEMKKEGVNVYLNEAVTEYIGSNGKVTGLKTKNGLELQSDLVIQCVGFAPNHALLPDLEKTKNGALIINSKAQTSDPNIYAIGDCVAIYDAATKTHRNIALATNAVKTGIVAASQINGAEIVQLDSIVGTNALCVFNHKFASTGVSEEAALKFGLKVKSCYYEDNDRPEWMNTVQKVAVKIVYEEDTMRIVGAQILSFGDSNHSEWIFSLSLAIQKGLSLLDVAFTDVYFLPHLNKPFNFVLSAILKALGMKYIK from the coding sequence ATGAGAACTATAGTAGTTGGTATCAACCACGCTGGAACATCAGCAATTAGAACTTTATTATCACAAAACCCAAAGGCAGATGTGGTTGCCTTTGATAGAAATAGCAATATTTCATTTTTAGGATGTGGAATTGCTTTAACAGTTGGAGGTGTAGTTAAAAACACTAATGACTTATTTTATTCAAGCCCTGAACAATTAAAAAGTATGGGTGCAAAAATTTACATGGAACACGATGTAGTTAAAATTGACAGAAAAGAAAAAGCTGTATTTGTAAAAGAATTAAGCACTGGAAAAATAACTGCTTGAAAATATGACAATTTAATTTATGCTGCAGGTTCTTGACCTATTGATATGAAAATTAAAGGACAAGAATTGGAAAATGTTGAAATTTGTAAAATTTATCAACACGCTCTTAAATTAATTGAAAGAGCTAATGATCCAAATATAAAATCTGTAACAGTAGTAGGTGCTGGTTATATTGGAATAGAATTAGTTGAAGCTTATCATCAAAAAGGTAAAAAAGTTAACCTTATTGATTTCCAAGGAAGAGTATTAGCTAATTACTTTGATAAAGAATTCACTGACATTTTAGAAGCAGAAATGAAAAAAGAAGGTGTTAATGTTTACTTAAATGAAGCAGTTACAGAATATATTGGAAGTAATGGAAAAGTTACAGGATTAAAAACTAAAAATGGATTAGAATTACAATCTGATTTAGTTATTCAATGTGTTGGGTTTGCTCCAAATCATGCATTATTACCAGATTTAGAAAAAACAAAAAATGGTGCTTTAATTATTAACTCTAAAGCTCAAACAAGCGATCCAAACATTTATGCTATTGGTGATTGTGTAGCTATTTATGATGCTGCAACTAAAACTCATAGAAACATAGCATTAGCTACAAATGCTGTTAAAACAGGTATTGTTGCTGCATCTCAAATTAATGGTGCTGAAATTGTTCAATTAGATTCAATTGTTGGTACAAATGCTCTATGTGTATTTAATCATAAATTTGCAAGTACTGGGGTTAGCGAAGAAGCTGCTTTAAAATTCGGTTTAAAAGTTAAATCTTGTTACTATGAAGATAACGATAGACCTGAATGAATGAACACAGTTCAAAAAGTTGCAGTTAAAATTGTTTATGAAGAAGATACTATGAGAATTGTTGGTGCACAAATTTTATCATTTGGTGATTCTAACCACTCAGAATGAATTTTCTCTTTATCTTTAGCTATTCAAAAAGGTCTAAGTTTATTAGATGTTGCATTCACTGATGTTTATTTCTTGCCTCATTTAAACAAACCATTCAACTTTGTTTTATCAGCAATATTAAAAGCATTAGGAATGAAATATATTAAATAA
- a CDS encoding winged helix-turn-helix domain-containing protein: MKQENSKVKINSVNSVKRYITNYLILKILTGDYPLNKKIPSENNLAEKFKCSRLTSRSALLVLNNASVLDAIRGSGYIVSEEALKILMPPKFVQEKSDSQKTKAISTTNDFITLETTYFKDNKIIGVVTWDIAKYVYIEMSKKYSIEENVCDNLIQANLDFTLFEEHVELDKEGRILLVKTNFDQESKIIFRSATWYEDIKKLTTKTVDLI, translated from the coding sequence ATGAAACAAGAAAATAGTAAAGTAAAAATCAATAGTGTAAATTCAGTTAAAAGATACATTACAAATTACTTAATTTTAAAAATTTTAACTGGTGATTATCCACTTAACAAGAAAATTCCTAGTGAGAATAATTTAGCTGAAAAATTTAAGTGCTCCAGATTAACATCAAGAAGTGCATTACTTGTATTAAACAATGCATCAGTTCTTGATGCTATAAGAGGCTCTGGATATATAGTTTCAGAAGAAGCTTTAAAAATATTAATGCCTCCAAAGTTTGTTCAAGAGAAATCAGATTCACAAAAAACTAAAGCAATTTCTACAACCAATGATTTTATTACTTTGGAAACAACATACTTTAAAGATAATAAAATAATTGGTGTTGTTACTTGAGATATTGCTAAATATGTTTATATTGAAATGTCTAAAAAATATTCAATAGAAGAAAATGTTTGTGATAATTTAATTCAAGCAAATTTAGATTTTACATTATTTGAAGAACATGTAGAGTTAGATAAAGAAGGAAGAATTCTTTTGGTTAAAACAAACTTTGATCAAGAAAGCAAAATAATTTTTAGATCAGCTACTTGATATGAGGATATAAAAAAATTAACCACTAAAACTGTTGATTTAATTTAA
- a CDS encoding IS30 family transposase, whose translation MKTYKHLTKEERCLIYFLWNKEKYSMNKIAKILNKNKSTISRELKRNTSSTGIYYSSTAHKKYIRRKSNCHMFFMLKYKNFTDLFIQKFNPKSHGVEATIFWIKENYPLVKVPSARQVFRWINSKIWKIQRRDCLRRKYVKGKRRKIGIFSKIDGKYCIPYSLRPEKINNRKEFGHWEADLIVSKRQSGYYHLLTLVERKTRLAIIRKIKGKNARSMMAKMYTIIRDEKLPIKSITVDNGLEFQMMGITAKQFNFKVYYCQPYSSFQRGSNENINGIVRRWYKKGTDFSLVSEDKIKTLEWKVNNIPRKMFGYKTAYQMYQENI comes from the coding sequence ATGAAAACTTATAAACATTTAACAAAAGAAGAAAGATGCTTAATTTATTTTCTTTGAAATAAAGAAAAATATTCTATGAATAAGATTGCAAAAATCTTAAATAAAAACAAATCAACAATATCAAGAGAATTAAAAAGAAACACATCTTCAACAGGGATTTATTATTCATCAACTGCTCACAAAAAATACATTAGAAGAAAATCAAATTGTCATATGTTTTTTATGTTGAAGTACAAAAACTTCACAGATCTTTTTATTCAAAAATTTAATCCTAAATCTCATGGTGTAGAAGCTACAATTTTTTGAATAAAAGAAAACTATCCGTTAGTTAAAGTTCCAAGTGCTAGGCAAGTATTTAGATGAATCAATAGCAAGATTTGAAAGATACAAAGAAGAGATTGTTTAAGAAGAAAATATGTTAAAGGAAAAAGAAGAAAAATAGGTATATTTTCTAAAATTGATGGAAAATACTGCATTCCTTATAGTCTAAGACCAGAAAAGATAAACAATAGAAAAGAATTTGGACATTGAGAAGCTGATCTAATAGTTAGTAAAAGGCAAAGTGGTTATTACCACTTATTGACATTAGTGGAAAGAAAAACAAGGTTGGCAATTATTAGAAAAATAAAAGGGAAGAACGCTAGATCAATGATGGCTAAAATGTATACCATTATTCGAGATGAAAAACTCCCAATAAAAAGCATCACTGTTGATAATGGGTTAGAGTTTCAAATGATGGGAATAACTGCAAAACAATTCAACTTTAAAGTTTATTATTGCCAACCTTATTCTTCATTCCAAAGAGGGTCCAACGAGAACATAAATGGGATAGTTAGAAGATGATATAAAAAAGGAACTGACTTCAGTTTAGTAAGTGAAGATAAAATAAAAACTCTTGAATGAAAAGTAAACAACATCCCAAGAAAAATGTTTGGTTATAAAACAGCTTACCAAATGTATCAAGAAAATATTTAA
- a CDS encoding IS30 family transposase: MKTYKHLTKEERCLIYFLWNKEKYSMNKIAKILNKNKSTISRELKRNTSSTGIYYSSTAHKKYIRRKSNCHMFFMLKYKNFTDLFIQKFNPKSHGVEATIFWIKENYPLVKVPNARQVFRWINSKIWKIQRRDCLRRKYVKGKRRKIGIFSKIDGKYCIPYSLRPEKINNRKEFGHWEADLIVSKRQSGYYHLLTLVERKTRLAIIRKIKGKNARSMMAKMYTIIRDEKLPIKSITVDNGLEFQMMGITAKQFNFKVYYCQPYSSFQRGSNENINGIVRRWYKKGTDFSLVSEDKIKTLEWKVNNIPRKMFGYKTAYQMYQENI, encoded by the coding sequence ATGAAAACTTATAAACATTTAACAAAAGAAGAAAGATGCTTAATTTATTTTCTTTGAAATAAAGAAAAATATTCTATGAATAAGATTGCAAAAATCTTAAATAAAAACAAATCAACAATATCAAGAGAATTAAAAAGAAACACATCTTCAACAGGGATTTATTATTCATCAACTGCTCACAAAAAATACATTAGAAGAAAATCAAATTGTCATATGTTTTTTATGTTGAAGTACAAAAACTTCACAGATCTTTTTATTCAAAAATTTAATCCTAAATCTCATGGTGTAGAAGCTACAATTTTTTGAATAAAAGAAAACTATCCGTTAGTTAAAGTTCCAAATGCTAGGCAAGTATTTAGATGAATCAATAGCAAGATTTGAAAGATACAAAGAAGAGATTGTTTAAGAAGAAAATATGTTAAAGGAAAAAGAAGAAAAATAGGTATATTTTCTAAAATTGATGGAAAATACTGCATTCCTTATAGTCTAAGACCAGAAAAGATAAACAATAGAAAAGAATTTGGACATTGAGAAGCTGATCTAATAGTTAGTAAAAGGCAAAGTGGTTATTACCACTTATTGACATTAGTGGAAAGAAAAACAAGGTTGGCAATTATTAGAAAAATAAAAGGGAAGAACGCTAGATCAATGATGGCTAAAATGTATACCATTATTCGAGATGAAAAACTCCCAATAAAAAGCATCACTGTTGATAATGGGTTAGAGTTTCAAATGATGGGAATAACTGCAAAACAATTCAACTTTAAAGTTTATTATTGCCAACCTTATTCTTCATTCCAAAGAGGGTCCAACGAGAACATAAATGGGATAGTTAGAAGATGATATAAAAAAGGAACTGACTTCAGTTTAGTAAGTGAAGATAAAATAAAAACTCTTGAATGAAAAGTAAACAACATCCCAAGAAAAATGTTTGGTTATAAAACAGCTTACCAAATGTATCAAGAAAATATTTAA
- the rpmB gene encoding 50S ribosomal protein L28, whose protein sequence is MAKRDQLTEKGPLTGNKRSHALNQTKRKWNLNLQRVKIWGNNGEIIEVKVSARTLKMLKKHNKVVRINYHALNASK, encoded by the coding sequence ATGGCTAAAAGAGACCAATTAACTGAAAAAGGGCCTTTAACTGGAAATAAAAGATCTCATGCCTTAAATCAAACTAAAAGAAAATGAAACCTAAACCTTCAAAGAGTTAAAATTTGAGGTAACAATGGTGAGATTATTGAAGTTAAAGTTTCTGCTAGAACATTAAAAATGTTAAAGAAACACAACAAAGTGGTAAGAATTAACTACCATGCATTAAATGCTTCTAAATAG
- a CDS encoding DUF1600 domain-containing protein: MENSYSNTFEQSEETIKQNFIDKVVYKFKNLKVHEWFCFVGILMFLTTIAFTSHSFIEYVQSKSAWKVFFGIFDRFTYQSNWLLLIFCLAYFMFPKHQIFKGNKFIISTMVYIFFTFIGYNVVLVGISGDRGYVGNALAVTKNAWLHIICPLYFILFGFIYMIDNKNQQPTSFWKLLLTGMIYPTIYAIYLVSIPFLFTNAPVTNSMGTNVYTIYGSATLTNGNPKSWAYIGVMYFLFFPGSFALFYYSWKLINKTSFQFKTYKG, from the coding sequence ATGGAAAATAGTTATTCGAATACTTTTGAACAAAGCGAAGAAACTATAAAACAAAATTTTATTGATAAAGTTGTTTATAAATTTAAAAACTTAAAAGTTCATGAATGATTTTGTTTTGTCGGTATATTGATGTTTCTAACAACAATAGCATTTACATCACATAGTTTTATTGAATATGTTCAAAGCAAAAGTGCTTGAAAAGTATTTTTTGGAATATTTGATAGATTCACTTATCAAAGTAATTGACTTCTTTTAATATTTTGTCTTGCTTATTTTATGTTTCCAAAGCATCAGATATTTAAAGGTAATAAGTTTATCATCTCAACAATGGTCTATATCTTTTTTACATTTATTGGATATAATGTTGTTTTAGTTGGTATTTCTGGTGATAGGGGGTATGTTGGTAATGCATTAGCAGTAACTAAAAATGCTTGACTACATATAATATGTCCATTGTATTTTATTTTGTTTGGATTTATTTATATGATTGATAATAAAAATCAACAACCTACTTCATTTTGAAAATTATTGTTAACTGGAATGATCTACCCAACTATATATGCAATTTATTTAGTTAGTATTCCATTTCTTTTTACTAATGCACCAGTTACAAATTCCATGGGTACAAATGTTTATACAATTTATGGAAGTGCAACATTAACAAATGGTAATCCTAAATCATGAGCATATATTGGGGTAATGTATTTCTTATTTTTTCCTGGAAGTTTTGCATTATTTTATTATTCATGAAAACTTATCAATAAAACAAGTTTTCAATTTAAAACTTATAAGGGTTAA
- a CDS encoding DUF1600 domain-containing protein: MEQLQSNKNFEEQKDVITNPFIKIFLRIKNFKLYEWINFIGMFIFLVSFAWSIRDFVNYIHMGKPESIFFGVFDRFTNQSNWLLFIFSFMYFLWPNHTFFKDNKFLISTMVYIFFTFVGYNVVLVGIAGGYGYDIQKPIDFVSNFWLHVLCPIYFIIFGYVFMIQNKNKQPKKFHKLLLTGMIYPTIYAIYLATIPFVYKLDNGNSYSVYGGATNTAQNSMSWAYICVMYFIFFPGSYVTFYYSWVGINKTSLKSN, translated from the coding sequence ATGGAACAATTACAATCTAATAAAAATTTTGAAGAACAAAAAGATGTTATCACTAATCCGTTTATTAAAATCTTTTTAAGAATTAAAAATTTTAAATTGTATGAATGAATAAATTTCATTGGTATGTTTATTTTTTTGGTAAGTTTTGCTTGATCTATAAGAGATTTTGTAAACTATATTCATATGGGAAAACCTGAAAGTATTTTCTTTGGTGTTTTTGATAGATTTACAAATCAAAGTAATTGACTTTTATTCATCTTTTCTTTTATGTATTTTTTGTGACCTAATCATACTTTTTTTAAAGATAATAAATTCTTAATTTCTACAATGGTTTATATTTTCTTTACTTTTGTAGGATATAACGTAGTTTTGGTTGGGATAGCTGGTGGATATGGATATGATATTCAAAAACCTATTGATTTTGTTAGCAACTTTTGACTTCATGTTTTATGTCCAATATACTTTATTATTTTTGGTTATGTATTTATGATCCAAAATAAAAATAAACAACCTAAAAAATTCCATAAATTGTTATTAACTGGTATGATTTATCCTACTATATATGCTATTTATTTAGCTACTATTCCTTTTGTTTATAAACTTGATAATGGTAATAGTTATTCAGTTTATGGTGGCGCAACAAACACAGCACAGAATTCTATGTCTTGAGCATATATTTGTGTTATGTATTTTATTTTCTTTCCAGGAAGTTATGTAACTTTTTATTATTCTTGAGTGGGGATAAACAAAACAAGTTTAAAATCAAATTAA